From the genome of Chlorocebus sabaeus isolate Y175 chromosome 2, mChlSab1.0.hap1, whole genome shotgun sequence, one region includes:
- the LOC119621452 gene encoding cystatin-like 1, translated as MGIRCWRNPLLLLIALVLSAKLGHFQRWEGFQEKPMSKKNMNSTLNFFIQSYNNASNDTYLYRVQKLTRSQMQLTTGVEYIVTVKIGRTKCKRNDTSNSSCPLQSKKLRKSLICESLIYTVPWINYFQLWNNSCLEA; from the exons ATGGGGATCAGATGCTGGAGAAACCCCCTGCTGCTGCTGATTGCCCTGGTCCTGTCGGCCAAGCTGGGTCACTTCCAAAGGTGGGAGGGCTTCCAGGAGAAGCCTATGAGCAAGAAGAACATGAATTCAACGCTTAACTTCTTCATTCAGTCCTACAACAATGCCAGCAACGACACCTACTTATATCGAGTTCAGAAGCTAACTCGAAGTCAGATGCAG CTGACGACAGGAGTGGAGTATATAGTCACCGTGAAGATTGGCCGGACCAAATGCAAGAGGAATGACACGAGCAATTCTTCCTGTCCCCTGCAAAGCAAGAAGCTGAGAAAG AGTTTAATTTGCGAGTCTTTGATATACACCGTGCCCTGGATAAACTATTTCCAGCTCTGGAACAATTCCTGTCTGGAGGCCTGA